In Mycobacterium gallinarum, a single window of DNA contains:
- a CDS encoding ribonuclease Z: MIEVTLLGTGSPIPDANRAGPSTLVRAGGQTFLIDCGRGVQQRLTGAGTGANALTALLLTHLHSDHIADLGDVIITRWVSTFTPDPAPLPIIGPPGTAEVVENTLKAFGFDIGYRIAHHADLNSPPPVEVFEYTDGPVWDRDGVQIRVAPTDHRPVAPTIGFRIEHAGASVVLAGDTVPCESLDALASGAGALVHTVIRKDLIDAMPMQRIRDICDYHSSVEQAAETATRAGVGILILTHYVPAIAPGAEDEWRALAATAFDRQIEVGDDLHRVEVHPGVCAKPAGS; this comes from the coding sequence ATGATCGAGGTGACGCTGCTCGGCACCGGAAGCCCCATCCCCGACGCGAACCGCGCGGGCCCGTCGACGCTTGTCCGAGCGGGCGGTCAGACGTTCCTGATCGACTGCGGCCGCGGCGTTCAGCAACGGCTCACCGGCGCGGGCACCGGAGCCAATGCGTTGACGGCGCTGCTGCTGACCCACCTGCACAGTGACCACATCGCCGATCTTGGCGACGTGATCATCACCCGCTGGGTATCGACGTTCACCCCCGATCCCGCACCTCTGCCCATCATCGGTCCCCCCGGCACCGCCGAGGTGGTCGAGAACACGCTCAAGGCGTTCGGGTTCGACATCGGGTACCGCATCGCTCACCATGCGGACCTGAACTCACCGCCGCCGGTAGAGGTCTTCGAGTACACCGACGGCCCGGTGTGGGATCGCGACGGTGTGCAGATTCGCGTCGCACCGACCGACCACCGCCCGGTGGCGCCCACCATCGGCTTTCGTATCGAGCATGCCGGGGCCTCGGTCGTGCTGGCCGGCGACACCGTGCCGTGTGAGAGCCTCGACGCTCTGGCATCCGGCGCTGGCGCGTTGGTGCACACAGTGATTCGCAAGGACCTGATCGACGCCATGCCGATGCAGCGCATCAGGGATATCTGCGACTACCACTCCTCTGTCGAGCAGGCCGCGGAGACTGCGACACGAGCCGGTGTGGGCATTCTCATCCTCACCCACTACGTGCCCGCGATCGCGCCCGGCGCCGAAGACGAGTGGCGTGCATTGGCGGCGACGGCGTTCGATCGCCAGATCGAGGTGGGTGACGACCTGCATCGCGTCGAGGTCCACCCCGGCGTCTGCGCCAAGCCCGCGGGTTCATGA
- a CDS encoding alpha/beta hydrolase, with amino-acid sequence MTSVSTMARRFCAAALAALVLPGLIAVAGQTGSAAAYSRPGLPVETLMVPSAAMGRDIPVRFQGGGTRAVYLLDGLRARDDNSGWDIETAAFEDYYQSGLSVVMPVGGMSSFYTNWQGPAVGNGTTYNYQWETFLTSELPAYLSANKGISPTGNAVVGLSMSGSSALILAAYHPAQFVYAGSLSGFLNLSEGIWPALVGISMRDAGGFDASAMWGPGGGPAWQRNDPTVNVQRLVNNGTRIWVYCGSGRPGELGDTGLPGQVLESITLDSNKNFQRLYVADGGNNGTFNFPPNGIHDWAYWGSQLRAMKGDIQATLGA; translated from the coding sequence ATGACATCAGTGAGCACAATGGCGCGCAGATTCTGTGCAGCCGCCCTGGCCGCCCTCGTCCTGCCAGGTTTGATCGCGGTCGCAGGCCAAACCGGATCGGCCGCCGCCTACTCCCGGCCCGGACTTCCCGTCGAGACGCTGATGGTGCCGTCCGCCGCGATGGGACGCGACATCCCCGTGCGATTCCAAGGTGGCGGCACGCGCGCCGTGTACCTTCTCGACGGTCTTCGCGCCCGCGATGACAACAGCGGCTGGGACATCGAGACCGCCGCGTTCGAGGACTACTACCAGTCCGGGTTGTCCGTCGTGATGCCCGTCGGCGGAATGTCGAGCTTCTACACCAACTGGCAGGGTCCGGCGGTCGGCAACGGCACCACCTACAACTACCAGTGGGAGACGTTTCTGACCTCGGAGCTGCCCGCCTACCTCTCTGCCAACAAAGGCATCTCCCCCACCGGAAACGCCGTGGTGGGACTGTCCATGTCGGGTAGCTCGGCGTTGATCCTGGCCGCGTACCACCCAGCGCAGTTCGTCTACGCGGGATCGCTGTCGGGGTTCCTGAACCTGTCCGAAGGCATCTGGCCGGCGCTGGTCGGAATCTCGATGCGCGACGCCGGCGGATTCGACGCGAGCGCGATGTGGGGACCCGGCGGCGGGCCGGCCTGGCAGCGCAACGACCCGACGGTCAACGTTCAGAGGCTGGTCAACAATGGCACCCGGATCTGGGTGTACTGCGGCAGCGGCAGGCCCGGCGAGTTGGGTGACACGGGTCTTCCCGGTCAGGTCCTCGAAAGCATCACGTTGGACAGCAACAAGAACTTCCAGCGGCTCTACGTCGCCGACGGCGGCAACAACGGGACGTTCAACTTCCCGCCCAACGGCATCCACGATTGGGCCTACTGGGGTTCTCAGCTGAGGGCGATGAAGGGCGACATCCAGGCCACCCTCGGCGCGTAA